Sequence from the Aquimarina sp. Aq107 genome:
CTCATTAGAATATACTTCAAAAAGAAAAAAGGGTGTACAATTGATTAAAAAACATAAAAGGAAACCAAACAAAGGTTTTTTTATTTTCCAAAACCCAAAAAAGAGCAATAGCAACCCAATAGTAAATATAAGTCCATTAAATAATTTTATAGATGGATTTTCTGGAGACCCTTTAAGATAAGCATTGGGCAAATATGCCAAAATCCGGGCGCTTTCACCGAGTCTAGACCAATGCCTATACTCCATAATTAAGTCTTTACCTCTATTAGTTATTTCTTTATTTGCACCTTCTTCTGAGTATTCTAAATCCTTATTTAAGGTAGCCAAAGGAAAATGATCAGTGTAAAAATAAAAATAAGCAAATTTATATGCTTTATCCGATGAGAAACCAGAAGCATCTCTTCTGGCTTGAATCGACGAATAATCACTATAATTAGACTTAATATACAGCCCAGTATTAAATAAAACAATAGACAATAATATTATCTTAAGCCCTTTTTTACTTTTCAAAAACAGCTCGAAACGATTAATTGTATTCATCAATGAATTCATATTAATCATTTTTTTGTTTAATAATATAAATAGGTCTCTTACGCATTTCTTGTATTAATTTCTCAAAATAAAGTGACAAGATAGAAAGCGTAACAAATAAAATAGAAAATGAAGCAGACATAAAAATGATTATAGTGTTATATCCAGACGGAGCTGTAGTTCCATTTAAATATGTATACAAAGTATATACTATCATGCCGATAGTGAATAAAATAAAAATAATCGATAAAAAAATACTAATTCTTAATGGCTTATTAGAAAAAGAAAATATTGCATTAAACGCCAACTTAAGTAACATAATATAAGAATAGTTGCTCTCTCCATATTTTCTCGCAGGTGCGTTGAACGATAATTTACTTTTAGAAAAACCTAATGATTGTATAAACCCACGTATAAATCTATTACGATCCCTGAAATTAGAGGCAAGTATAACTTTAATACGATTAGAAATTAAAAAGAAATCAGTAGAATTTTCTTCAAATTTAATAGCCGACAAATAATTTATTACCTTATAAAATATTTTTGAAAACTTCTTCTTAAAATATCCATTATCTTCACGCTGTGAACGCTGCATTAATACAATATCGTTTCCACTGTTATATGCTTCAATCATTTTAGGTATCTCTTCAGGAGGATGTTGCCCATCAGAATCAATACAAATAATTGCATCACCAGATGCATTATCAATCCCGGCTATCATAGCAGATTCATGTCCAAAATTTTTAGAAAATTCAATGCTAATATTTTTAATATTATTCAATGATTTTTCTTTTCTTATTTCATCAATTAACCTCTGCGTTCCATCCGTACTTCCATCATTTACCCATATTAGTTCAAAACTTCTTTTAGGCATGGAAATCAATACGCTCTCCAACGAATTCCAAAAATGAATCACACTCTCCTCTTCATTAAACAATGATATTACTATTGAGATATTTTGTTTGTTCATTTTTGGTTATTGAAATTTGACATTATTCAAAACAAGAAATCTAAATTACTTTCTTTACAAAAGGGTGATAATCTCCTTTTAGAGAAACAATTTCAGCATTTCTAATATCGTGGACAATTTGTATTGAGGTTTTAGCATCCAAAAGCCCATAACCATTACCTTCTAATATACTCTCATAACTACGTGTATGTAACTCTGTAAACCCTGTACTAAACTCTATTTCTTTATTATCAATGGTAATTGAACGGTATGTTCTTTTCCCTTGTGCTTTTATATCTTCGGGAATATTGTCGTAATTAATAGACAAAAACCAACGAACTCTAGCTTTTTCGAATTCTAAAAATCCAGAAGCACTATCATCTGTTAATAAATGAACTTTGTTTCCTTTAACCTTTCCAAAAACCCAAGATAACATATCGTAAAAATGAACTCCAATATTTGTTGCTATTCCTCCAGATTTAGAAACATCTCCTTTCCAAGAAGCGTGATACCAATTACCTCGAGAAGTTAAGTAGGTTAAGTCGAAATCATAAATTTTGTCTTTAGGACCATTATCTACCTTCTCCTTTAATGCTATAATACTTGGATGCAATCTCAATTGTAAAATAGTATTTACTTTCCCTTCAGATTCTTTTTCAATTTCAACCAATGTATCAATGTTCCAAGGATTAAGAACCAATGGTTTCTCACATATTGCACTAGCTCCTCTTCTTAATGCCATTCTAATATGAGAATCATGCAAATAATTTGGTGTACAAATACTAACATAGTCAAGTTGAATATTTCTTCTTCTCTTTAATTTCTCTATATGTCTATCAAAACGTTCAAATTCCACGAAAAAATGTGATTGAGGGAAATAACTATCAATAACACCAACACTATCAAATTTATCCAATGCAGCTATCAAATTATTCTCTGTATCCTTAATTGCTTTTAAGTGCCTTGGAGCTATATAACCCCCAACACCCATAATTGCAAAGTTCTTATTTTTCATCTATTAAATTTTAAAAACATTTCCTGAGATAAGTTCATATTTCTCTTTACTTTCTGGACAGATAGCTATGTCATCAGTATCAAAATCAAGCCTATGTCCATATTCGCTCATCCACCCTATTTGCTTAGCAGGATTCCCAACAACCAGGGCATACGGTTTCACTTCTTTTGTAACAACAGTACCAGCACCTATAAATGCATACATACCAATATTATTACCGCAAACGATAGTAGCATTAGCTCCGATAGTAGCTCCTTTACCTACATGAGTTTTGGCGTATTCCTTTTTTCTATCTATAGCACTTCTAGGATTTGTAACATTAGTAAAAACACAAGAAGGTCCCAAAAAAACATTATCATCGCAAACAACTCCGGTGTACAAAGAAACATTATTTTGAACTTTCACATTATCTCCCAAAATTACTTTCGGTGAAATCACAACATTTTGTCCTATGTTACATTTTCTACCTATTACGGAATTAGGCATAATATGAGAAAAGTGCCATATTTTACTACCTTCTCCAATAAAACATCCATCATCAACCACTGACGTTTCATGAGCAAAATAATTCTTATCCATTTAATTAATTTATTTCTATAGGAAACCTTGTTATTGTTACTATACAGAATATGTGTCTCCCAAATATAAAATAATTCATTTTGTTTATTTGTTTTAGAAAAAATACTTTTTTAAAGCCTAATTATTTTCGATTTAAATTCATCAGGATTAATTACCAAACGAATAAATACTTGACATAAACAAAAATATTTATCTTCAATACAATTAAAAAGACATAAAAACAACTATATTTAAACCCATTTACACGAAAAATAAGGGAATACTACAATCACAAACCTTAACAAACCATAAGCGATACAATCACCAATTACAATTAAAATTTTAAAGCTAGATGTTTAAAAATTTTACTTCAAAAAAATTCGAAATAAAAATCTTAGTAGCAATACTAATTGCTACTTTTTTTATATACATCAACCATTTCGACAATCCCTTTATCTTCGACGATATGCATACAGTCGTTAACAACGATTCTATAAGAACTTTAGATAATTGGCTCGTTTTTTTCAAAGATGCAGATACATTCAGTTCATTACCTGGAAATAGAGCGTATCGCCCTATGATCACATTGATGAACGCTATTGATTACAATATTGCAGGAAAATTGGACTCTAATTATTATCATTCCCACATCTTTTTATGGTTTTTGGTATTAATTGTATTAGTTTTTCTATTATTAAAACATATCTACAAAACATCTTTAACAAAAAATAAGTTTGTTGGACTAACTGCATTGTTCGCAACTGCATGGTTTGCATTTCATGCTGCAAATGCGGAAACTATTAATTATATATGCGCTAGGTCAGATTCTTTTTCGACATTATGTATTGTAGCTTCTCTCATTTTATACATAAATACTACAACTAGGAAATGGCACCTTTATCTTATTACTATGGTTATTGGAATATGGACAAAACAAACTGGAGTCATGTTTTTTCCTATTTTAGTATCTTATGTAATACTTTTTGAAGAACATGAAATTTTATCTCCTTCCAAGAAAAATATTCTTCCCAAGCTCCTAAAGATTTTTAAAAAAACTGCTCCTTCTGGAATTATAGCTTCTTCTCTCTTTATTTTAAATCAATATTACCTAACGCCGGAATCTACGGATTCTACTAATTATTTTGTTACAAGATTTGAATATTTCAGCACACAATGGTACATTATCACACATTATTTAAGCAACTTCATTTTACCCATAAACCTTAGTGCAGATCCAGATTTCACCATTATAAAACCTTGGTACAGCTTTAAAACACTATTTGGATTAAGTATAATAATTGGAATGTTATTTACAATGGTAAAAACATCTTTAAAAAAAGAATTAAGACCTATTTCATTCGGTATAGCTTGGTTTTTTATTGCTTTATTGCCTACAACTCTAAATCCTCTTTTCCAAATCGCTAATGACCATAGAATGTTTTTTCCTTTTATTGGGCTTTTTATTGCTGTCCCATATGGATTGCTAAAAGTTATTGAAAAACAAAAGACTGTTGAGAAAGAAAAAAAACAAAACATTTACATAATATCTATTATTGCTTTAATTCTTTTAGGCCACGGATATGGTACTACTCAAAGAAATAAAGTTTGGAATTCCATCGAGTCTATTTGGCTTGATGTAGTTATCAAAAGCCCTAAAAATGGAAGAGGACAGATGAATTATGGTTTGACTCAAATGCAAAAAGGAAATTATGATATAGCACTCAATTACTTCAATAAAGCCTATTCATTAAGTCCAAATTACTATGTTTTACATATAAATTTAGCAATTCTTCACGCTGCTAAAAAGGATTATAGTAAAGCTGAAGAATATTTCAATTCTGCAATTAAATTAAGTACAAGTTCTCCTTCTGCTGACTATTATTATGCAAAATTTCTTTTTGATCAAAAAAAATATTTAAAAGCTGAAAAGCACGTGAAAATTGCGCTTCAAAAAAGCCCTAATCATACGCTATCTAAGAACCTTTTAAATAACATTTCAAAAAGCTTAACTAAAATACAAGAGGAAATAAACTCATTAAAAAATCAAACAAAAAACACTAATGACCCTATAAAGCTTTTAGATCTAAGTTTAAAATATTATCAAATAAAAGAATATAAATCAGTTATAACAACCTGCGAAAAAATATTACAAATTGATCCAAAAAATGCTTTTGCCTACAACAATATATGTTCTGCCTATAATCAATTACAAGAATGGAAACTT
This genomic interval carries:
- a CDS encoding glycosyltransferase family 2 protein, giving the protein MNKQNISIVISLFNEEESVIHFWNSLESVLISMPKRSFELIWVNDGSTDGTQRLIDEIRKEKSLNNIKNISIEFSKNFGHESAMIAGIDNASGDAIICIDSDGQHPPEEIPKMIEAYNSGNDIVLMQRSQREDNGYFKKKFSKIFYKVINYLSAIKFEENSTDFFLISNRIKVILASNFRDRNRFIRGFIQSLGFSKSKLSFNAPARKYGESNYSYIMLLKLAFNAIFSFSNKPLRISIFLSIIFILFTIGMIVYTLYTYLNGTTAPSGYNTIIIFMSASFSILFVTLSILSLYFEKLIQEMRKRPIYIIKQKND
- a CDS encoding Gfo/Idh/MocA family protein, producing the protein MKNKNFAIMGVGGYIAPRHLKAIKDTENNLIAALDKFDSVGVIDSYFPQSHFFVEFERFDRHIEKLKRRRNIQLDYVSICTPNYLHDSHIRMALRRGASAICEKPLVLNPWNIDTLVEIEKESEGKVNTILQLRLHPSIIALKEKVDNGPKDKIYDFDLTYLTSRGNWYHASWKGDVSKSGGIATNIGVHFYDMLSWVFGKVKGNKVHLLTDDSASGFLEFEKARVRWFLSINYDNIPEDIKAQGKRTYRSITIDNKEIEFSTGFTELHTRSYESILEGNGYGLLDAKTSIQIVHDIRNAEIVSLKGDYHPFVKKVI
- a CDS encoding acyltransferase, translating into MDKNYFAHETSVVDDGCFIGEGSKIWHFSHIMPNSVIGRKCNIGQNVVISPKVILGDNVKVQNNVSLYTGVVCDDNVFLGPSCVFTNVTNPRSAIDRKKEYAKTHVGKGATIGANATIVCGNNIGMYAFIGAGTVVTKEVKPYALVVGNPAKQIGWMSEYGHRLDFDTDDIAICPESKEKYELISGNVFKI
- a CDS encoding tetratricopeptide repeat protein; its protein translation is MFKNFTSKKFEIKILVAILIATFFIYINHFDNPFIFDDMHTVVNNDSIRTLDNWLVFFKDADTFSSLPGNRAYRPMITLMNAIDYNIAGKLDSNYYHSHIFLWFLVLIVLVFLLLKHIYKTSLTKNKFVGLTALFATAWFAFHAANAETINYICARSDSFSTLCIVASLILYINTTTRKWHLYLITMVIGIWTKQTGVMFFPILVSYVILFEEHEILSPSKKNILPKLLKIFKKTAPSGIIASSLFILNQYYLTPESTDSTNYFVTRFEYFSTQWYIITHYLSNFILPINLSADPDFTIIKPWYSFKTLFGLSIIIGMLFTMVKTSLKKELRPISFGIAWFFIALLPTTLNPLFQIANDHRMFFPFIGLFIAVPYGLLKVIEKQKTVEKEKKQNIYIISIIALILLGHGYGTTQRNKVWNSIESIWLDVVIKSPKNGRGQMNYGLTQMQKGNYDIALNYFNKAYSLSPNYYVLHINLAILHAAKKDYSKAEEYFNSAIKLSTSSPSADYYYAKFLFDQKKYLKAEKHVKIALQKSPNHTLSKNLLNNISKSLTKIQEEINSLKNQTKNTNDPIKLLDLSLKYYQIKEYKSVITTCEKILQIDPKNAFAYNNICSAYNQLQEWKLGAEACQKAIKLNPNYSLAKNNLKWATSNLKKINKE